One window from the genome of Acuticoccus sp. I52.16.1 encodes:
- a CDS encoding bifunctional diguanylate cyclase/phosphodiesterase, which produces MVDVTKFTSSSVGHGNLWYNLALLLGLLAPTLLVVFYAFDFVTVSLGATLVIAAIGFVSVIWLAVASRRRLARISEAIDATQCSIVIYDEADRLIFGNRRYCEVLGVSKDDMVPGVHYSDLIRTSLQKHLPPEAIEAELAHRLAMHRLADGRPADRQYPNNKWERVTKTRLPSGLNVGIAVDVTEYYALKDQLDVEARRFAALARGAPVGICLVDGNASIQFVNDALLAMLDAVDRRALLDSRQTFRLNRAAIPSFQDLIGALRQNAAETEVRVDLPGTTRYLIVRKAFVPIAGGEHQPRLDGTSENLLIFVDITKRKAAEARVSYLALHDPLTGALNRVAFADDLAHASAGAELQSPAALIAIDLDRFKPVNDVHGHAVGDELLCRVVERIGAAIPESCRLYRLGGDEFAVLCPPPSGANAMAYARVILERLCEPFTIEGCRILIGASVGVSSLPRDTDNPETLIHYADLALYQGKNRGGGSVHAFSPAVLSSADTRRVMELDLAEAVENGDIGIVMQPIFGHDRTRPVAAETLARWTNRRTGECVSPATFIPIAEEANLIARIDLAVFRQAMVAFAQMRLDGAPFETLTVNVSMPTLEAGDFAAEVQATLLGTGVPGTAVVLEVTENFLVDDVQRLAATMETLSGFGIRFALDDFGTGYTSLRMLADLPVSYLKIDQSFVRGLSDPQASRHHRIVRAIIEMATHLGMEVIAEGVESEAAYDSLEALGCEMFQGFHLARPQPPESLAGGVTAGAEGTAAA; this is translated from the coding sequence ATGGTCGACGTCACCAAATTCACATCGAGCTCAGTCGGGCACGGCAACCTCTGGTACAATCTCGCCCTCCTCCTCGGTCTCCTGGCGCCGACCCTCCTCGTCGTCTTCTACGCGTTCGATTTCGTCACCGTGTCGCTCGGCGCGACCCTCGTCATCGCCGCGATCGGGTTCGTCTCGGTGATCTGGCTGGCGGTGGCGAGCCGTCGCCGCCTGGCACGCATCTCGGAGGCGATCGACGCGACGCAGTGCTCCATCGTGATCTACGACGAGGCCGACCGGCTGATCTTCGGCAACCGCCGCTATTGCGAGGTGCTGGGCGTCAGCAAGGACGACATGGTGCCCGGCGTGCATTACTCCGACCTGATCCGCACCTCGTTGCAGAAGCACCTGCCGCCCGAGGCGATCGAGGCCGAGCTTGCCCACCGCCTGGCGATGCACCGCCTCGCCGACGGTCGCCCCGCCGACCGCCAGTATCCCAACAACAAGTGGGAGCGGGTGACCAAGACGCGCCTGCCGAGCGGGCTCAACGTCGGCATCGCCGTCGACGTGACGGAGTATTACGCCCTCAAGGACCAGCTCGACGTCGAGGCACGACGCTTCGCCGCGCTCGCCCGCGGGGCCCCGGTCGGCATCTGCCTGGTGGACGGGAACGCCAGCATCCAGTTCGTGAACGACGCGCTGCTGGCGATGCTGGACGCGGTCGACCGCCGGGCGCTGCTCGACAGCAGGCAGACCTTCCGGCTCAACCGCGCGGCGATCCCCTCCTTCCAGGACCTCATCGGGGCCCTGCGCCAGAACGCGGCCGAGACCGAGGTCCGGGTCGATCTTCCCGGTACCACCCGCTACCTCATCGTGCGCAAGGCGTTCGTGCCGATCGCCGGCGGCGAGCACCAGCCCCGTCTCGACGGCACGTCCGAGAATCTCCTCATCTTCGTCGACATCACCAAGCGCAAGGCGGCCGAGGCGCGCGTGTCCTACCTGGCGCTGCACGACCCGCTCACCGGGGCGCTCAACCGCGTCGCCTTCGCCGACGACCTGGCGCACGCCTCCGCCGGAGCCGAGTTGCAGAGCCCCGCGGCGCTGATCGCGATCGACCTCGACCGCTTCAAGCCCGTCAACGACGTGCACGGGCACGCGGTCGGCGACGAGCTGCTGTGCCGGGTGGTGGAGCGCATCGGCGCCGCCATTCCCGAGAGCTGCCGCCTCTACCGGCTGGGCGGCGACGAGTTCGCGGTGCTGTGCCCGCCGCCGAGCGGGGCCAACGCGATGGCCTACGCCCGGGTCATCCTGGAACGGCTGTGCGAGCCGTTCACCATCGAAGGGTGCCGCATTCTGATCGGCGCCAGCGTCGGCGTCAGCTCGCTACCGCGCGACACGGACAATCCCGAAACGCTGATCCACTACGCCGACCTGGCGCTGTACCAGGGCAAGAACCGGGGCGGCGGTTCGGTGCACGCCTTCAGCCCAGCGGTCCTGTCGAGCGCGGACACCCGCCGCGTGATGGAGCTGGACCTCGCCGAGGCGGTGGAGAACGGCGACATCGGCATCGTCATGCAACCCATCTTCGGCCACGACCGGACGCGCCCGGTGGCGGCCGAGACGCTCGCCCGGTGGACCAACCGGCGCACCGGCGAGTGCGTCTCGCCGGCGACGTTCATCCCGATCGCCGAGGAGGCGAACCTCATCGCCCGGATCGACCTGGCGGTGTTCCGCCAGGCGATGGTGGCGTTCGCGCAGATGCGCCTCGACGGGGCGCCGTTCGAAACGCTCACGGTGAACGTCTCCATGCCGACGTTGGAGGCGGGGGACTTCGCCGCCGAGGTCCAGGCCACGCTTCTGGGCACCGGGGTGCCGGGGACGGCGGTGGTGCTGGAGGTGACGGAGAACTTCCTCGTCGACGACGTGCAGCGGCTGGCGGCGACGATGGAGACCCTCAGCGGCTTCGGAATCCGCTTCGCGCTGGACGATTTCGGGACGGGGTATACCTCGCTGAGGATGCTGGCGGACCTGCCGGTGAGCTACCTCAAGATCGACCAGTCCTTCGTGCGCGGGCTGAGCGACCCGCAGGCCTCCCGGCACCATCGCATCGTGCGGGCGATCATCGAGATGGCGACCCACCTGGGGATGGAGGTGATCGCCGAAGGCGTCGAGAGCGAGGCGGCGTACGACAGCCTGGAGGCGCTGGGGTGCGAGATGTTCCAGGGCTTCCACCTCGCCCGCCCGCAACCGCCGGAGAGCCTGGCCGGCGGGGTCACGGCGGGGGCCGAGGGGACCGCCGCGGCCTGA